GCGTCGCGCGCGGTGATCGAGTCCGCGACCAGCGCCGACGACCTCCGGGCCGCCGTGCTGGCGAGCCTGCCGGACGTCGAGGCCGAGGTGTAGATCTCGTCGACAATCTGACACGGCCGGTCGGTTTTCCCAGGTGGGAAGGCCGACCGGCCGCTTCTCGTGCGCGTGACCGGACGGCTTGAGTGCCGCCGGGAATCGAACTAGTGTTCGAACAGTGGGCATGAAGTGGATCGGCGGCGACAGCGGCCAACCACGACGACCGGCGTTCTTTCCGGTCGGCCACAAAGCGGTGCTCATCGACCTCAACGCCCTCTATCCGCAGACGCCGCACCACAGCGGCGAATACTTCCCGGACGGACTGCAGATCCGGTCGGTCCATCTCGGCGTGCTCACCGCCTGGGCGCGTTCGGAGTGGGGCGAGTGGTACGGAAAAGTCACCTACACGATCGTCGCGAAGGATCGGCAGGAGAAGGTGACGCACTGGGTCCCGGGTTGGGCGTTGCGGCCCGCCGAGACACCGCCACGGCCGGTGAAGCCGCCGAGAGCTCCCTGACGGCGAAAACCGTTCGGGGTGTGCGAGATCCGGCATCGATGGAACCGCAGGGCGTGATCGCTGCGTCTAAGTTCCAATGGCTTCGAGCCGCCACATCCAGCACACCCTCGGGGGGTCACATGCCACCGGATCCGCGACTGCCCGCCTCCGGGATCTTCAGCATCAGCCCGAGCGAGATCACCTCGACGGCGCGGATCTGGCGATACCGGGCACGCCTGATCGCCGAGATCGACTTCGGCCGTCTCGGACGGGTCACCGGCCCGTCGAGTCGGGTGGTGGCCGCCCTGCGTGCCGCCGCCGCACCGGTGAGAACCGCGACGACGGCGATCGGCTCGCGGCTGTCCACGATGAGCGTCGACCTGGAGCTGTTCCGCGGGGTCGTCGAGGACGAGGACACGTCGTCGGCCCGCACGCTGAGCCGTCCGAAGCCGTGATGCGCCCGACGATCTCCGAGTTGCGTGCTTGGCGCCCACTGTCGATCGACGCCGCCGGTGTCGCCGCGCAGGAGGGCGCGACCGCGCTGGACGACGCGATGGATGCCGCGGCACGTGCGATGGAGGATGCCGTGCACTGGCTCGGCGCGGCCCGGAACACGTTGGCCGCAAGCATCTCCCAGGAACGAGACCACGCGAGCCGGGTACGCAACGTCCTCCTGCAGATCGCGGACGAGGCGGACGACGCCGGAGCCGACCTCGCCCACGCGCGCGACGTCGTGCTCCGGGACGTCGATGCCGCCGTGGCCGCCGGGTTCGTGGTCTCGGACACCGGTGAGGTCACTCCCGGCAACGGTCCCGGCGACGGGCGTGCGTTCGAGGCCCGAATCGGCGTCGGGCTCACCACGCTCGACGAACTCGACGAGACCTACGGCTCCCGGCTGGACGCGCTGGGCGCGGATCTCGCCGCGATGGTCGACCGTCAACCCGACGTCGCGCTACCCGGCGGTCAGCGACGCAACCCCGACGACGTGGTCACGGCGCTGCGGGACCTCTCACCATCGCAACGACGAAACCTGTTGTCGAACATGACCTCAACCGACCGGCGACGCGTGATGCAGGCTGCGCCGCAGATCATCGGCAACCTCGACGGCGTCGACTTCGACACCCGCGCCGAGGCGAACGAGATCACCATCCGCACCGCGCTCGCCGACGAACGTCGCGCCGGTCGCGGCGCCGGGCCACGCGCACGTGCGCTCGAGGGGTTCCTGGAGCGACGTCGCGATCCGCACGGTGCCGACGGAACCGAGATCGAACGTCGTTTCATCGCGTTCCAGAACACGCCGAACGGACGTTTCATCGAGATGATCGGGGGCCTCCGGCCGGGTACCCGAAACGCGACGGTCCACGTACCCGGCACGAGATCGAATCTGAATGGGAGCCAGGATGAGTCGGACTCCGCCTGGGAGCTCGCACACCGTACCGGCGGCCCGGTCTTCCTCTACGTCGACGGCGATCTGCCGCAGCGGCTCGGACACGAGGGGCTTCGGGGTGCGCTGGGGGCGGGTGCCGCCGGGGGGCCGTTGGCCCAGATCCTCGGGCTCGGCGCCGTGATCGCCGGGTCCGTCGACGACTCGGCGGTCGACACCGAATACGCGCGGGAGATGGCGCCTCGACTCGTCGCCTTCGGCGGCGAACTCGACACCGAGATCGCGCTGCACGCCCCCTGCGCCCGGACGACCTTTGTCGGCCACTCGTACGGCGGCTCGGTGGTCGGGTCGGCCGAGCAACTCGGCCTGCGGGCCGACCGGGTGATCTATGCATCCTCGGCTGGCACCGGGGTGTTCGACGGCCCGTGGCGCAACGCGAATCCCGACGTCGAACGCTACTCGTTGACCGCGCCCGGAGATCCGATCCAGTACGTCCAGTCGTTGCCGGGCAACCCGCATGGCCACGACCCCGACGTCGCGCCCGGGGTGATCCGGATGGATACCGGCCGCTACGGGCCGCACAATCCCGACCACCCGGGTGGGCTCGTCGCCGGGGTCGATGCGCATGGCGACTACTGGTCC
This sequence is a window from Gordonia insulae. Protein-coding genes within it:
- a CDS encoding alpha/beta hydrolase, yielding MRPTISELRAWRPLSIDAAGVAAQEGATALDDAMDAAARAMEDAVHWLGAARNTLAASISQERDHASRVRNVLLQIADEADDAGADLAHARDVVLRDVDAAVAAGFVVSDTGEVTPGNGPGDGRAFEARIGVGLTTLDELDETYGSRLDALGADLAAMVDRQPDVALPGGQRRNPDDVVTALRDLSPSQRRNLLSNMTSTDRRRVMQAAPQIIGNLDGVDFDTRAEANEITIRTALADERRAGRGAGPRARALEGFLERRRDPHGADGTEIERRFIAFQNTPNGRFIEMIGGLRPGTRNATVHVPGTRSNLNGSQDESDSAWELAHRTGGPVFLYVDGDLPQRLGHEGLRGALGAGAAGGPLAQILGLGAVIAGSVDDSAVDTEYAREMAPRLVAFGGELDTEIALHAPCARTTFVGHSYGGSVVGSAEQLGLRADRVIYASSAGTGVFDGPWRNANPDVERYSLTAPGDPIQYVQSLPGNPHGHDPDVAPGVIRMDTGRYGPHNPDHPGGLVAGVDAHGDYWSDPESTAFRNMVAVITGAEPTTYVDRGPDRPATVEVEHAVDDVKDVALEVGQELLKRTVGPLADLLDGDIDLPGPIPDIPLRIPW